From Aedes albopictus strain Foshan chromosome 1, AalbF5, whole genome shotgun sequence, one genomic window encodes:
- the LOC115262133 gene encoding uncharacterized protein LOC115262133, translating to MKVLAISSSILWILWTCQPTATQTIDIRQINNQSLIALDHGPARIQNGSYYYLHHFNLTSIRIYVDILSNQFENLSPNLFSPIISQQFKTIHLLLQRLSPIRRQKRWDRVGTIWKYIAGTPDAEDLKVINSSINNLISNNNQQVKINREITLQLKEVAFKTKEAIQLFNSKTTEFNAISILENLKVLSQKLEHILETITLAKIGILNTIILSDNEITTFIHDLAREKIIVVTAAEAISYASTSIATNQKEIALLIKLPKLDSKIYQKIHIHPITHNNQQLHLPNRNFLVHNNETLIANSLKSNIFKLSEVRLETSTCIPNLLQGQPATCNYTMNPTSEEVVTIDDQHLLINTVRNLTIKSNCGLSERNLSGAYLISYDNCTVNVSSIMVSNIIQHLTGKPIHLSLDGLAITKGKQIFNLSLEHLNLLQTETRRDLEQIRLENNSIQWTPWSIFGTFSFTPTVIGLAIFFSILAHRKAMKIQFTQPSREVPITTDMKVGFQHTNLEDVIRTEPHHLGRAS from the exons ATGAAGGTGTTGGCAATTTC ATCTTCTATCCTTTGGATACTTTGGACATGTCAACCAACCGCAACTCAGACGATAGACATACGACAAATAAACAACCAGTCGCTAATCGCCCTCGACCACGGGCCAGCAAGGATCCAAAACGGTTCATATTACTATTTACACCATTTCAACCTAACTTCAATTAGAATCTATGTGGATATATTAAGTAATCAGTTTGAAAATCTCTCACCAAATCTGTTTTCACCAATCATATCTCAACAGTTCAAAACTATCCACTTGCTCCTTCAGAGACTTTCCCCCATCAGGAGACAAAAGCGCTGGGATCGGGTAGGTACGATTTGGAAGTATATAGCCGGGACACCAGATGCTGAGGATTTAAAAGTGATTAATTCCTCCATCAATAATCTAATCTCAAATAATAATCAACAGGTAAAGATCAATAGAGAAATCACTCTCCAACTAAAAGAAGTAGCCTTCAAAACCAAAGAAGCGATACAACTTTTCAATTCAAAAACAACAGAGTTTAATGCTATATCAATTTTAGAAAACCTTAAAGTTCTGTCCCAAAAACTCGAACATATCTTAGAAACGATTACATTAGCAAAGATAGGAATTTTGAATACTATTATACTTAGCGATAACGAAATCACTACATTTATTCATGACTTAGCTAGGGAAAAGATCATCGTAGTCACCGCAGCAGAGGCCATCTCCTACGCATCTACATCCATCGCCACCAATCAAAAAGAAATCGCGCTTCTAATTAAACTACCGAAGCTCGACAGCAAAATTTATCAGAAGATTCACATACACCCCATCACCCACAATAATCAACAACTCCATTTACCGAACAGGAATTTTTTGGTTCATAACAACGAAACGCTCATCGCCAACTCCCTAAAGTCGAATATATTCAAGCTCAGTGAGGTAAGACTGGAAACGTCTACATGTATACCAAATCTCCTACAAGGGCAGCCAGCCACCTGTAACTACACCATGAATCCAACATCCGAAGAAGTCGTCACCATAGACGATCAACATCTGCTGATCAATACAGTACGAAACCTCACCATAAAATCTAACTGTGGATTGTCAGAAAGGAATCTATCGGGAGCCTACCTGATATCTTACGACAACTGTACGGTCAACGTGAGTAGCATCATGGTCAGCAACATTATCCAACACTTAACAGGAAAACCAATTCATTTATCACTGGATGGTCTTGCAATAACCAAAGGCAAGCAAATATTTAATCTGAGTTTGGAACATCTAAACCTCCTACAAACGGAAACAAGGAGAGATTTGGAGCAAATACGTCTGGAGAACAACAGCATCCAATGGACCCCTTGGTCAATCTTCGGAACATTCTCGTTCACCCCTACCGTAATCGGCTTAGCCATATTTTTTAGTATTCTCGCCCACAGGAAAGCTATGAAGATCCAGTTTACCCAACCATCTAGGGAAGTACCTATCACTACGGACATGAAAGTTGGCTTCCAACACACGAATTTGGAAGATGTAATTCGGACGGAGCCTCATCACTTGGGCCGGGCAAGTTAA